The genomic stretch aacagcagaaaacatcTTCAAATCAGAGTGAGCCTTTGCAGGGTAACTACTTTCCTGTTTCAGATTTTCAGGACCTGGAGATGGAATTGGAAAACAAGTGctcaggagagagaaagaaagaaagtgaaatttCTACACTCTCCTCACAGAAGTCAAGGTCTGTTACCTGTACAGGAAATAAGGATGTTGTGTCATATAGTCCTGATCATACAACCCAGTGTTTGAGCTCCTTAGGGCTCAGTGGAACCTCACCTGGACAGATGGAAACATCTTCAGGACAGAGTGGAAGCTTCCAGGAGAACTATTCACTTACATCAGATTTTCAAGACCTGCAAGATGATAAGAGACAGGTTACTTTGACATTAAAAAATTCTGTGCCAAGTAAGTCAAACGAAAGTGTGCCAGTGTGTTCTCTAAAGCTTCACTTCCCTGAGGGCTCAGAGCCAGGGCCACCATGTCAGTGTGATGAACAGTATGTTGCTTCCAGTCGTTGTTCATGGGCAGTGGCCCAACCTGAGTTACCTTCTTTGACTGCTGTGGTTGCATGTTCAAAATGTGAGCCAGCCAGTCAGCTTGTCCTGTTGACACGTTCCATGAGAAAGCTGGATGAAAATTGGTCCCATTACATTGCCAGGCCTACTATCTCCCTGGCAGAGCAGCTAGTGGCACATCCTACTACTGATGAACCCAAGGTGTGTTCTCTTCCCCTGGTCACTTCTCTGCCTATCGGAGAAGAGGATACAAGATCAGGTCCATCCTTGTTCTTGAACAGCCTGTCAGTCTTACAAGACATGTCAATATCAGGTGAGGGATTGCTTGCTAGTGTTGAATATAAACCAACAAGAGACACTAAAAAACATAAGAGACTGGGAGAACAATCTAAGGACATGAGTTTTCAGAACTCCTCAAAGAATGGTACAGTGCCCTGTGTAAGGTTGAAATTCCCAGTCCACAGTAAATTACCAGCTCCTCTGTCAATATCTCATTGCATGGTAGTCAACTCATTGTTGCCACATGTGAACTCTTATAGGGCTTGCTATGTATTACCTGATTTAAAACTGGCTGCTCCAAAAAATGGACTGTCAAAGCTACATCAACTGGAATTATCTAAGTGCAATACGAGTGAACGTTTGAATCAACTCTCTGACACTGCCTGCCACGTGATGCCCCTTAGCCTCTCTGCCAACGTTGTCTTATCACAAAGTGATTACAGGATAACTAGTTCCAAGCTCAAGCACCACCCCTGTCAGGACAGTTCCACTTGTAGCTGGCCTTTACTGAAAGCTGGCAAAGTCCTGTCTCTTGTCTTTCCAAACCTAGAAACCGACATCTTTAACCCCTGGCAGCCGCTGGTGATGCTTGGAGATCATCATCACTCTGTTTTGTCAGAGAGTACAGCTCTGGTCCAGACTTctcacactccttctctccATAAGCTGTTGAATAGAGGCACTCGTTTGACACAACTGCTTCGGACTGCTGCACGTTTCCCCATGTTCGTTTTAAGTAAAGGCAACTTCTCTGGAGCTGGCCTCGGCACAGTGTTGGCTATGTCCTCTCCTACCTCCTTCAGATACTGGTTTCGCCACAGACGCCTCAGCTGCCCCCTCCCATTCTTGTCATCAACTTCTGTCAATAAAATCATGAGACAGTTAGTAGAGCAGAGCAGATTTCATCCTTTTCGACCCTTGGTTGACTACACTGGCCCACCAGGTCTTGATAATGATCACTGGTGAGTAATGAGTTTTGATGTGTCCTCaattctgtgttttatatgaAAGATATACATTTATGATGTGAAATAAGATGCAATATTATGTTAGCTAATGCATTCTTCTTGCTATATTGTCCCGATGTTATATGAAAGAGTTCCTAGAACTGAAATCATGCTTGGCTAAATGACTTGCtgctaaaattaaaatgattgacTTGAGCTTAACTGAATCTTCTAAAACGAgggtttatatatttaaaactgCGAGTTCTTTGACTCATCATAGCATAGTGCATGCATGCTGCTTGGGCTCTGAAATCAAAATATGAGCTGTTCTGATCCTCGTTTCTGTTGCATTGGTAGCTATGCTCGGCGATCCAGGCAAGAGGCTTCTCCCAGAAGGAAAAGGGCTTCAGCACGGTGGGCAAATGAATATCTGGGCTTGTTTGTACCGTGGTTTTTGAAAAGTACAAATTTTCAATATAGATGGGCTTTGCTGTGTTTCGGTCTAATAATCATTTGTGCTTTAGTGCAAGTGCAGGGAGCAGTGATTAACATATGTGCTAACCATGTTACACTTAAAATTTAAATCCTGCCTACAGTGTtaaattaattttcatttttttcaggacACACAGATTTTATTAATTCAACTTAATAATTCAGCATTAACATGTATATTATGTGGAGATAttaaataacacacagccatgaTGAAACTGCATTCTTTAGATAAACAGTTTGTATGGTTTGTCTTTTGTCATTTTCTCAATGctcaatttgttttttgtttcaatCGGTACAGGAAGATGTCCTTACCTCCATTGCCACATCGGCTCACACAGATTCATCTCGCCTCAGAGAGGGAATCTGTTTACCCTGCACAGCATAGCTCCAGTCCCAAATGTGTGGGGTTGGATAGGTGCTCAGCTGAACCACTGCAGAACTTTGCCATCATTGGTGCAAATGTTAAGTATCCCTGCCTCCACAACCATGGTTCCTCCAGGGACAGCAGCCAGGTATTTTCTCTTTTAGCAATAACCTTTACTGTCCAGCAGTCATGTTTAGTATAAGTTAATTTGCCTTACAGATCAATTATAGCTCTCGGACAGTAAATAGCATAATTTACTAATCTATAAAAACCTCACAGTTATTTACTTGTCACTTTtaatttaagaggttaatttcCAGTTAGGCACACCTGTCATGTGTCTTTAGGTGGGGCTTTATGATTCAGATTCTTCTACACAGCCAGGACAGCGGTCTAAAAGAGTTTCCCAGATTCGCATCCGCAAAACTGTGCCCAAAGCAGATAACAACCTTACACCAATGGGGCTCCCCAAACCAAAGAGGTCAGTAACTGGCAGGCCTGACTCCTGCTTCCTTTGTATGGTatctaatttatttgtaaattaggCATTGAATAAtagtttaataatattattcaGATTAAAGAAGAAAGTGTTTAGTCTGGAGGAAATTTACACCAACAAGAACTACAAATCTCCAACACCAAACAGGTTAGAACTCTCCTTCTTGATTTAGACCTTTGCTTGTTTCTTTCAAGTGTTACTCTATATCATctgaatatattttgaaaaagaaaattagctttttagggtttttttttaataatcaaattttatttatttgcaaagGGATTTGCATGTggctttttaaatttatttattttactattaatGGGTCTTGTTTACTTTCTCACAGAAGCCTGGAAACAATCTTTGAAGAACCAAAGGAGAAGAATGGGTCATTGGTGTGTATTGGCCATCAGAAAAGAAAGCGTGTTTTAGATTTCCCAGATTTCACATTGCCACGAAAACGCAAAGCAAAAACCAACCTGGGTTCTCTGCGCATGAAAGTCCCTCGGGGACGGGCTCGTAGGGGTAAAAATGAAGATGCAGACCTTGACATCATGCTAATTGAACGACTTAGCGAACTGGAGGACTTCTTCTCCCGCCAAGGACTGGAGGCCTAATGCCAGTCCTTTCAGTCTTCACAAATCAACACAAATGGCCTGGTGAATTCagattttgatttcattttgtttatcacTTCATTGATTTTGTCTGACATTAAACAAGTAGTGCTTGTTAAGCACTACTAGATATAGTTGGTTAAGTACAATTTGTGCGAATCTCATTTGGGAAAAGACAGGATATTATCGTTCTGAAGAAAAGCTTCAGTGCAGCTTTTTTGGTCATGTATTCAAGatataacaaaaaataacacTGCATCACCAATCCCTATACATATCCATTATTATAGCTTCTTATTTGCTTTCTGTGTCCCTTATGCGTGAAATGTTAGAAATAGTCAAACCACTACTCAACAGTTTGGTCCTGTTATAAAtgacgaaaaaaaaaaataatttacttaaTGCCAGATTGATCCTTAGAAAACACAATGACAGCTCCTTGgattcagaatgttttttgtCTGGCGACCACAAATATTCTTCATTTCCTATTGTGAAAATATTACTTGTGGCTATTAAttacatgatatatatatatatatatatatatatatatatatatatatatatatatatatatatatatatatatatatatatatgtatgtatgtatgtatgtgtatatatatatatgtatgtatgtataatcacacacacacacagcgggTGAAATAGGTATTGAACAATTTTCTAAGGACATATATTTCTAAAGGTGCTATTCACATGAAATTTTCACCAGATGTCGTAAACAACCCATCTGatccacacatgcaaagaaatcaaaccatagatgtccgtaaattatgaataataatgacaacTGTCAGGGTAAAAGTATTGAACACACTTACTGAAATTTATTTAATACTTCTTACAAAAGCCTTTGTTGGTGATGACAGCTTCAAGATGCCTCCTGTATGGAGAAACATGCATTGCTCTGGTgtgattttggcccattcttccACACAGACACTTTTCAAATCCTCAAGGTTCTGTCGACTCCTTCTATGAACTCTGAGCTTTAGTTCCTTCCATAGATTTCCAGTtggattcaggtcaggtgatTAGCTGGACCATTCTAgcagctttcttttctttctctgaaacCAATTGAGAGTTTCcttggctgtgtgtttgggatcgttgtcttgctgaaatgtccaCCCTCGTTTCGTCTTCATCATGCTTGTACATGGCAGCAGATTTTTATCAAGAATGTCTCGGGacatttgtccattcatccttcCTTCAGTTATATGAAGCGTGCCAGTGCTGtatcctgaaaaacagcctcacaCCATGATGttcacacctccaaacttcactaCTGGTGTGATGTTTTTGGGGTGATATACAGTGCTTTTTGACCTCCAAGCATGGTGTGTATAATGGcatcaaaacatttaaatgttggtctcatctgaccgaCTATGTTCTCCCAGTATTTTACAGGCTTGTCTAAATGTTGTTGAGCAAACCTTAAACGCACTTCAACATACTTTTTCTTTAGCAATGGAGTCTTGCATGGTGAGCGTGCATGCAGGCCTTGGCGGCTGAGAACATTACTTACTGTTTTCTTTGAAACAATAATACCTGCTGATTCCAGGTCTTGCTGTAGCTCTCCACAAGTGGTCCTTGGCTCTTGGACAACTCTTCTGATAATTCTTTTCACTCCTCCGTCTGAAATCTTGCGGGGAGGACCTGGTCGTGGCCGGTTTATGGTGAAATGTTCTTTCCACTTCCTGATTATGGCCCCAACAGTGCTAACTGGAACCTTTAGTAGTTTAGAAATTCTTTTGTAACCAAAATGGATGGGTTGTTACCAACATCTGGTGAGAATTTCATGTCAATGTTACCTTTAGAAACGTTTTACGTAGAAAATTGGTGACGTGTTCAATACTTATTTCACCCGCTGTGTATAAGCTCGCCGGACAAAAAATGTCACCTTTGACTGAGAAGTACCTAATAGATTGTATTCCCTCCATTAGCATG from Pygocentrus nattereri isolate fPygNat1 chromosome 23, fPygNat1.pri, whole genome shotgun sequence encodes the following:
- the wu:fi75a02 gene encoding uncharacterized protein wu:fi75a02; this translates as MMLSNPLTDPKGTQQVPTSGTGPHLQPTLHQDLLLRSCRETRRRDCGSDEKMLCSVSGDQRRDKDPLFLDTDGELTQMSSELKGSALGISPGQSNTYFQTAPEEVGIFKARGWEPPPTFPPAPPAGPTGEQLGALERFLVAHQTEMKRLLAGAMGSLTQRLEGVERRMEQLHAQSSAHGNSLAVLHSKVNHLRKEISIGYTSTLSTHNVVPPAYAYEKGSDKSKEDNEMSTIFTQRFNCVTCTTAPKGSKNIVRSRTATVSSTYSSDPDYNTQELNSLVLNGSSSQQQKTSSNQSEPLQGNYFPVSDFQDLEMELENKCSGERKKESEISTLSSQKSRSVTCTGNKDVVSYSPDHTTQCLSSLGLSGTSPGQMETSSGQSGSFQENYSLTSDFQDLQDDKRQVTLTLKNSVPSKSNESVPVCSLKLHFPEGSEPGPPCQCDEQYVASSRCSWAVAQPELPSLTAVVACSKCEPASQLVLLTRSMRKLDENWSHYIARPTISLAEQLVAHPTTDEPKVCSLPLVTSLPIGEEDTRSGPSLFLNSLSVLQDMSISGEGLLASVEYKPTRDTKKHKRLGEQSKDMSFQNSSKNGTVPCVRLKFPVHSKLPAPLSISHCMVVNSLLPHVNSYRACYVLPDLKLAAPKNGLSKLHQLELSKCNTSERLNQLSDTACHVMPLSLSANVVLSQSDYRITSSKLKHHPCQDSSTCSWPLLKAGKVLSLVFPNLETDIFNPWQPLVMLGDHHHSVLSESTALVQTSHTPSLHKLLNRGTRLTQLLRTAARFPMFVLSKGNFSGAGLGTVLAMSSPTSFRYWFRHRRLSCPLPFLSSTSVNKIMRQLVEQSRFHPFRPLVDYTGPPGLDNDHCYARRSRQEASPRRKRASARKMSLPPLPHRLTQIHLASERESVYPAQHSSSPKCVGLDRCSAEPLQNFAIIGANVKYPCLHNHGSSRDSSQVGLYDSDSSTQPGQRSKRVSQIRIRKTVPKADNNLTPMGLPKPKRLKKKVFSLEEIYTNKNYKSPTPNRSLETIFEEPKEKNGSLVCIGHQKRKRVLDFPDFTLPRKRKAKTNLGSLRMKVPRGRARRGKNEDADLDIMLIERLSELEDFFSRQGLEA